In the genome of Gloeotrichia echinulata CP02, one region contains:
- a CDS encoding glycosyltransferase, whose product MSNQAKSKHLHVWTPHLFSFNGGIQTYSAFFIQALQNIYSDSQYDVFIKHDVQTSPSNPYLPQTRFHFAGRLPLKVRTLFFAAQIIGQGLIHKPDLVLATHLNFALASLLLKRLTGIRYWVVAHGIEAWNIKSTALITALMEADLILAVSSYTRDRLLQQQNLDPKKVTLLPNTFDASRFAIAPKPDYLLKQYRLKPEQPVILTVGRLAGMERYKGYDQIIRAMPQIRQFIPNVHYIIVGQGGDQPRIEQLIAELKLQDCVTLAGFVPDEKLCDYYNLCDVFAMPSKAEGFGIVYLEALACGKAVLGGNQDGAIDALCHGKLGALVNPDDVQALAQTLTEILIKKYPNSLMYQPESLRDLVMNVFGFEQFQSTLNQHLETHLYN is encoded by the coding sequence ATGTCAAATCAAGCAAAATCCAAGCATTTACATGTCTGGACACCCCACCTGTTTAGTTTTAATGGTGGTATCCAAACCTACTCAGCATTTTTTATTCAAGCTTTACAAAATATTTATTCTGACAGTCAGTATGATGTGTTTATCAAACATGACGTTCAGACCTCGCCCAGCAACCCCTATTTACCCCAAACTCGATTTCACTTTGCAGGTCGTTTACCACTCAAAGTCCGCACACTCTTTTTTGCAGCCCAAATCATTGGCCAGGGTCTGATACACAAACCAGACTTAGTGCTAGCAACGCATCTAAATTTTGCCCTGGCGTCCCTGCTACTCAAACGTTTAACGGGTATCCGTTACTGGGTAGTTGCTCATGGGATAGAAGCCTGGAATATTAAAAGCACAGCTTTGATCACAGCTCTGATGGAGGCAGACTTAATTTTAGCCGTCAGCAGCTACACACGCGATCGCCTATTACAGCAACAAAACCTCGACCCCAAAAAAGTCACCCTCCTACCCAACACCTTTGATGCTTCTCGCTTTGCGATCGCACCAAAACCTGATTATTTGCTCAAGCAATATAGACTCAAACCAGAACAACCTGTGATCTTAACTGTTGGACGATTAGCAGGAATGGAGCGATACAAGGGGTATGACCAAATTATCAGAGCCATGCCCCAAATTCGTCAATTTATTCCTAACGTTCACTATATTATTGTCGGACAAGGAGGTGATCAACCCCGAATTGAGCAGCTAATTGCTGAACTAAAACTACAAGATTGTGTCACCTTAGCTGGGTTTGTACCTGATGAAAAGCTCTGTGATTACTATAATCTCTGCGATGTTTTTGCTATGCCGAGTAAGGCCGAAGGCTTTGGTATTGTTTATTTAGAAGCATTAGCCTGTGGCAAAGCTGTTTTAGGAGGGAATCAAGATGGGGCAATAGATGCCCTCTGTCATGGTAAATTAGGGGCACTTGTCAACCCTGATGATGTCCAAGCACTGGCACAAACACTGACCGAAATTCTGATTAAGAAGTATCCCAACTCTTTGATGTATCAGCCAGAGTCATTGCGGGATTTAGTGATGAATGTATTTGGATTTGAACAGTTCCAATCAACGCTAAATCAACATTTGGAAACACATTTATATAACTGA
- a CDS encoding glycosyltransferase family 4 protein: protein MKKLAIVISHPIQYYSPWFSYLANTAGLAVKVFYLWDFGVSKQIDVGFQQEIQWDIPLLSGYDYEFVPNISSHPGTHHFWGLQNPSLVSQIQDFNPEAVLLMIYNYASIYRFLWRWNTGKTPLLFRGDSHRLLASNGVKSWARQQVISQLYRRFAAFLYVGKANYDYFRYHHVADERLFFSPHTVDNNRFLAEADTVHQQAFLWKQGLGIPCDHAVILFAGKLEEKKRPLDLLNAFLLANISQVSLLFVGAGPLEKELKKTAAGYPNIHFAPFQNQTLMPRTYAAADLFVLPSYGSGETWGLAINEAMCLGRPVIVSNHVGCAQDLIHNYQNGLIFAAGDVPALANSLQQALSDRQRLRTWGENSRGIVSKYSYTQATQGLIHALEYVKSSKIQAFTCLDTPPV, encoded by the coding sequence ATGAAAAAACTGGCGATTGTTATATCCCATCCAATTCAATATTATTCTCCTTGGTTTAGTTATCTGGCTAACACAGCAGGTTTAGCTGTGAAAGTTTTTTATTTGTGGGATTTCGGTGTTTCAAAGCAGATCGATGTAGGTTTCCAGCAGGAGATCCAATGGGATATCCCATTACTGAGTGGGTATGATTATGAATTTGTTCCTAATATCAGTTCTCATCCTGGGACTCATCACTTTTGGGGTTTACAAAATCCATCGCTAGTCTCACAAATTCAAGATTTTAACCCGGAAGCAGTGTTGTTGATGATTTATAACTATGCCAGTATCTATCGTTTTTTGTGGAGATGGAATACAGGTAAAACTCCGTTGTTATTCCGTGGAGATTCTCATCGATTGCTAGCGTCTAATGGTGTAAAATCTTGGGCAAGACAGCAAGTTATTAGCCAACTATATCGTCGCTTTGCGGCTTTCCTTTATGTTGGTAAAGCCAACTATGATTATTTCCGCTATCATCATGTTGCCGATGAGCGTCTGTTTTTTTCTCCCCATACAGTAGATAATAATCGCTTCTTGGCTGAAGCTGATACAGTTCATCAGCAGGCATTCCTATGGAAACAAGGTTTGGGGATTCCCTGTGATCATGCAGTAATTCTGTTCGCAGGTAAACTCGAAGAGAAAAAACGTCCTTTGGACTTGCTCAATGCTTTCTTGTTAGCAAATATTTCTCAGGTATCTCTGTTATTTGTAGGTGCTGGTCCATTAGAGAAAGAACTAAAAAAAACAGCAGCAGGATACCCAAATATTCACTTTGCTCCTTTTCAAAACCAAACATTAATGCCCCGTACTTACGCAGCTGCTGATTTATTTGTTTTACCCAGCTACGGTAGTGGAGAAACTTGGGGACTGGCTATTAATGAAGCAATGTGTTTGGGTCGTCCAGTCATTGTCAGCAACCATGTGGGTTGTGCCCAAGACTTAATTCATAATTATCAAAATGGTTTAATTTTTGCCGCTGGTGATGTACCTGCCTTAGCTAATAGCCTACAGCAAGCATTATCAGACCGTCAACGCTTGCGAACGTGGGGAGAGAACAGCCGTGGTATTGTTTCCAAATATAGTTACACTCAAGCGACTCAGGGTTTAATTCACGCTCTCGAATATGTCAAATCAAGCAAAATCCAAGCATTTACATGTCTGGACACCCCACCTGTTTAG
- the wzy gene encoding O-antigen polysaccharide polymerase Wzy, with the protein MNQSYPSTYQSLALLPVVERYQQRHLLKVFWLIAVALLVYEFRAETSSVITKLAAILITVAALMPSYLWCSGRALGMPIFPLFALTYTWTHALPLVTNHTSVVIYSPNSHLFASLTVGGLLGLGTLVWFRLVKFPPPLPKHYRALNGKKGNLFFLLIMALAVIFNVSKNGGWLLLDGGIFAAVRGAVLGLTVLASFVLTYQLGNRTLSKTQSRLFLIFLIAYMLADSVGLLLVGAASTFMVSTSAFIIGRKRVPILAILIVAVCLSFLQQGKGEMRVKYWFEAKKPAIVQPWQYGDWYREWIGYSLEKMQKKDETYTSSKSEKSPSFVERSSVIQMLLLAQKKSPQPIPYLYGETYAIIPQLLIPRFLNSNKIRSHEGTYILSIHYGLQKRENTYGTTIGWGLLAESYANFGIFGCAGLGIILGTLYGKVTRWSMNAPILSAQSLFAVLLLAFSFQTEYSAGVYVSALFQSSMVLLGIVVVLMKNHKIPKFPV; encoded by the coding sequence ATGAATCAGTCTTACCCAAGCACTTACCAGTCATTAGCTTTGCTACCCGTCGTTGAACGATATCAACAGCGACATCTGCTGAAAGTATTTTGGCTAATTGCTGTGGCGTTATTGGTATATGAATTTCGGGCTGAGACTAGTTCGGTAATCACTAAATTGGCAGCAATCTTAATAACTGTGGCAGCACTTATGCCCAGCTATCTTTGGTGTTCTGGTCGAGCATTGGGAATGCCTATTTTTCCTTTGTTTGCTCTCACATACACTTGGACTCATGCCTTACCCTTGGTGACTAATCATACGTCAGTAGTGATTTATTCTCCTAACAGTCATTTATTTGCTAGCCTCACTGTTGGTGGATTGTTAGGCTTAGGGACTTTAGTTTGGTTTCGATTGGTTAAATTTCCTCCTCCTTTGCCCAAACATTATCGGGCATTAAACGGTAAAAAGGGGAATTTATTTTTCTTATTAATTATGGCGCTAGCCGTTATTTTCAATGTGTCTAAAAACGGAGGATGGCTATTACTAGACGGAGGTATATTTGCTGCTGTTCGTGGCGCTGTTTTAGGACTAACTGTCCTGGCTAGCTTTGTGTTGACATATCAGTTAGGTAACCGGACTTTATCAAAAACTCAGTCACGATTATTTTTAATTTTCCTGATTGCCTACATGCTAGCAGATTCAGTTGGTTTACTACTTGTAGGCGCTGCTTCTACTTTTATGGTATCTACATCTGCCTTTATTATTGGTCGTAAAAGAGTACCAATTTTGGCGATTTTAATTGTTGCTGTCTGCCTATCTTTTTTGCAACAAGGCAAGGGCGAGATGCGTGTCAAGTATTGGTTTGAAGCAAAAAAACCAGCGATAGTTCAACCTTGGCAGTATGGAGACTGGTATAGGGAATGGATTGGTTACAGTTTAGAAAAGATGCAAAAGAAAGATGAGACATATACATCATCCAAGTCAGAAAAAAGTCCATCTTTTGTAGAACGTTCCAGTGTAATTCAGATGCTCCTTTTAGCTCAGAAGAAAAGCCCGCAACCAATTCCCTATTTATATGGAGAAACTTACGCTATTATACCACAGCTATTGATTCCCCGTTTCCTTAATTCCAATAAAATTCGCAGTCATGAAGGCACTTATATCTTGAGCATTCACTATGGATTGCAGAAACGTGAAAATACTTATGGCACGACGATTGGTTGGGGGTTGCTGGCTGAATCTTATGCGAATTTTGGTATTTTCGGCTGTGCTGGACTGGGCATAATTTTAGGAACCTTATACGGAAAAGTCACTCGTTGGTCGATGAATGCACCGATTCTTTCAGCCCAATCACTGTTTGCTGTGCTATTATTGGCGTTTTCTTTTCAGACTGAGTATAGTGCTGGAGTATACGTTTCTGCTTTATTTCAATCCAGTATGGTGCTGTTGGGGATTGTGGTAGTCTTAATGAAGAACCATAAAATACCAAAATTTCCAGTTTAG
- a CDS encoding glycosyltransferase: MSLPYLEEFGWESHILTVRPDEVEGVHDPLLAKTVPQHIPVTRTGALSIQQTRKIGMGSLGLRCFPQLLRAGNRLLQQQKFDLVYFSTTIFISMVLGRIWYRRFGIPYILDFQDPWLSDYYQKSSHATPPGGSLKYGFSQLQAKLLEPVALGAVSHVISVSPGYPQILQQRYPHLRPDQFTVLPFGAPEADFEALPSLPVQQTIFNPDDGKRHWVYVGRGGDDMALALRALFLGIQCDRRQNPDAWQSIRLHFVGTSYAPKELAVKTVEPIAQELGVGDLVTEYPVRISYFEALKVLTDSDAILLIGSNDSSYTASKLYPCVLARKPIFAIFHCQSSVVDILNRCQAGESVTFSSNNQPDDLLGDVITAIHRLLSIPKQFIPKTNWSAFKPYTAREMTRKQCHIFDQCLATSDKSK, from the coding sequence ATGTCTTTGCCTTATTTGGAAGAATTTGGCTGGGAATCTCATATTCTGACGGTGCGACCAGATGAAGTGGAAGGAGTTCACGATCCACTGTTAGCAAAAACAGTTCCCCAGCATATCCCAGTCACACGTACAGGAGCATTATCGATCCAACAGACTCGAAAAATTGGTATGGGTAGCCTGGGTCTGCGATGTTTTCCTCAGCTACTCAGGGCGGGAAATCGTCTTCTGCAACAGCAAAAGTTTGATTTGGTATATTTTTCCACAACTATATTTATCTCGATGGTGCTTGGGCGGATTTGGTATCGTCGTTTTGGTATTCCTTACATTTTAGACTTCCAAGATCCCTGGCTCAGTGATTACTACCAAAAATCAAGTCATGCAACGCCTCCAGGTGGTAGTTTGAAGTATGGGTTTTCTCAACTGCAAGCTAAACTACTAGAACCTGTTGCCCTAGGGGCAGTTAGTCATGTGATTAGTGTGTCACCAGGCTATCCGCAAATCCTACAACAGCGATATCCTCACTTGCGCCCGGATCAGTTTACGGTTCTACCCTTTGGTGCCCCAGAGGCAGATTTTGAAGCACTCCCCTCACTTCCGGTTCAGCAAACAATATTTAATCCTGATGATGGTAAGCGTCACTGGGTTTACGTAGGTCGAGGTGGTGATGATATGGCCCTAGCGTTGCGGGCCTTATTTTTGGGTATTCAGTGCGATCGCCGTCAAAATCCCGACGCATGGCAATCAATTCGGTTACACTTTGTTGGCACCAGCTATGCGCCGAAAGAATTAGCTGTCAAAACAGTAGAACCAATTGCTCAAGAGCTTGGTGTTGGTGATTTAGTGACCGAATATCCCGTTCGCATTTCCTACTTTGAAGCACTAAAAGTCCTCACGGACAGTGATGCTATCCTCCTGATTGGTTCCAATGACTCTAGTTATACAGCTTCCAAACTTTACCCCTGCGTTCTAGCTCGCAAACCCATATTTGCGATTTTCCATTGTCAGAGTTCTGTGGTTGATATTCTCAACCGCTGTCAAGCTGGGGAATCTGTAACTTTTAGCTCCAACAACCAACCAGATGACTTGCTCGGTGATGTAATTACTGCTATTCACAGATTGCTTTCTATACCAAAACAATTTATACCAAAAACGAACTGGTCAGCCTTTAAACCTTACACAGCAAGAGAAATGACCAGGAAGCAATGCCATATTTTTGATCAGTGTCTTGCTACTTCTGATAAGAGTAAATGA
- a CDS encoding FkbM family methyltransferase has product MTINVSGISNQSLMGKLLRLLLKIIPSTTILPILQGRLKGKKWITGSSQHGCWLGSYEYDKQIMFEQTIIEGSIVFDLGANVGFYTLLASTLVGSQGKVFAFEPMPTNVDYLKQHLRLNRISNVSVIEAAVSDTTDIAYFEVNCSRSEGKLSPQGTLEIRTVTLDDLIAKGDIPTPHYIKIDVEGAEMKVLLGAKSMIVNAHPTIFLATHGDELHAQCISFLTSLGYKLQTVSDKMLSDADELIAYY; this is encoded by the coding sequence ATGACAATCAATGTATCCGGAATTTCCAATCAATCTCTCATGGGAAAACTTCTACGCTTGCTCCTAAAAATAATTCCATCTACAACTATTTTACCTATCTTACAGGGTAGACTTAAGGGAAAAAAGTGGATTACAGGTTCAAGTCAACACGGCTGTTGGTTAGGCAGCTATGAATACGATAAGCAAATTATGTTTGAGCAAACTATAATCGAGGGAAGTATTGTATTCGATCTGGGCGCAAACGTTGGATTTTACACACTTCTAGCCTCAACTTTAGTTGGTTCTCAAGGAAAGGTATTTGCATTTGAACCAATGCCCACTAATGTTGATTATCTGAAGCAGCACCTGAGATTAAATCGTATATCTAATGTTAGTGTTATTGAAGCAGCAGTTTCAGATACTACTGATATTGCTTATTTTGAAGTCAATTGTTCTAGATCTGAAGGGAAATTATCACCACAAGGTACTCTTGAGATTAGAACAGTTACTCTAGATGACCTAATTGCTAAAGGGGATATTCCTACTCCCCACTACATCAAAATTGATGTGGAAGGAGCAGAAATGAAAGTTCTTTTAGGAGCTAAGTCTATGATTGTAAATGCTCATCCAACTATATTCCTAGCAACTCACGGTGATGAACTTCATGCACAATGCATTTCTTTTTTGACTTCATTAGGTTACAAATTACAAACAGTCAGTGATAAAATGTTGTCAGATGCTGATGAGTTGATTGCTTATTATTGA